The genomic DNA GTGACCGAGCCTGTCTGGCGGTACACCCTGATCATGCCCGGAAACAGGACGCGCGGAAAATAGGAATGGCAATAGTTGATCCTGCGCCCGTCCGCCTCGCCCGCGCTGGTGATGCGGGTGACCATTTCGCCGGGCCGGATGCCGAGCGCGGCGGCCACAGGTCCATCCGCCTCGATGTCCGCCGCCTCCAGCAGCACATTGCCCGGCGCGCGGCGCTGCCGGGTGAGGTTCTCGCTGAACCGGGTCCGCCTGCCTACCGGGTAGTTGATGACCGGCTCGCGGACAAACGCGCCCCGGCCCTGCTCCACGCGCACCAGCCCGGCCTGCTCCAGCGCGGCCATGGCCCGGCGGATGGTGTGCCGGTTCACTCCGTATTTTTCGGACAGGGCGTTTTCCGACGGCAGCCTGTCGCCGGGCCTAAAGCCGTGGTCCGCTATCTCCCGCTCAAGATTCGAATAGATCTGCCGCCACAAGGCGACACCGCTGTTGCGCGCAAGCATGGGGCACTCTCCCTGGCGATCCGCCAAGTCACAGCGACAACACATCCTCTGTCGGATGTCTAGACAAGCAAGGAGGATGTCACAGAAATGAAACCCGACACCACACCCATCGACTCCATGCTCCTGGGCACCGCAGCCCGGAAACGCTGGATGAGCGTGCTGGCCCGCGCCGGTGCCACGAGGCTGGAACAGGCCCTGACAGCCCTTGGGACGTCGCCGCAGTTCGAACACATCCGCCCGCCCGAGGTCGGGATGGTGCTGGTCCGTGGCCGGGCTGGCGGCGGGGGAGAGCGGTTCAACCTGGGCGAGATGACCATGACCCGGTGCTCGGTCGCGCTGTTCGGCGGTGTGGTGGGCCACGGCTATGTGGCGGGCCGGGACAAGGTCCACGCCGAGTTGGCCGCCATATTCGACGCCCTGCTCCAATGCCCGGAGCACAATCCGGGACTCATGGACCGCGTCATCGACCCCCTTGAGCGCGAGCAGCAGGCACGATGGCGGGAACAACACGATAAAACGGCGGCCACCAGGGTGAACTTCTTCACCATGGTACGCGGCGAGGATTGAGGAATATCGATGCAAGGATGTGAAAAGCGCGAAAAGCGCGAAGAACGCGTCACAGCGACCATTGCGCCTGGCCTGAAGAACCCGGCTCAGGACAACCAGCGGATATTCCGGGCGATCCTGCTGACCATGTCGCGCCCGGGAACCGTGACGGTTCTGGGCAACTGGCCCAAGCCCCCGGCCTCGCTGCACCCTGCGGCCACGGCAGTCTGCCTGGCCCTGGCCGACATGGACACGCCCCTGTGGCTCGGCCCGGCAGCGCCAAGGGACGCCCAGACCTATCTGCGCTTTCACTGCGGATCGCCGCTGGTGACCAGGGAGGAGGACGCGGTCTTCGCCATCATCCCTGACGGTCACGCCCTGCCGGATCTGGCTCGGTTCAATCCGGGAACGCTGGAGTATCCCGACCGCTCGGCCACCGTGATCATCCAGGTCCGGTCCATCGAGGTGGGCTGCGGCGTGCGTCTCTCCGGCCCCGGCATCAGGGACGAGGTCAGGCTGGCCGTTGACGGCCTGCACACGGACTTCTGGCAGGCCATGCAGTGGAACAGCCACCGGTTTCCCCTTGGATTCGACACCATCCTGGCGACAGAAACCGAGATCGTCTCGCTCCCGCGAACGGTCCGGGTGGGGATCTGACATGTATGTGGCTGTCAAGGGTGGCGAAAAGGCCATCGACAACGCCCACCGGCTCATGGCCGGGGAGCGGCGCGGCGACACCGAAGTGCCGGAGCTGACCGTCAGGCAGATCATGGAGCAGATGAGCCTGGCCGTGGACCGGGTCATGAGCGAGGGTTCTCTTTACGATCCGGAGCTGGCCGCCCTGGCGATCAAGCAGGCGCGCGGCGATCTGGTGGAGGCCATCTTCCTGCTGCGGGCCTACCGGACGACCCTGCCCAGGCTGGCCGTGTCCAGCCCTGTCGAGACCTCGGCCATGCGCGTGCGCAGGCGCGTCTCGGCCACCTTCAAGGACATTCCAGGTGGCCAGCTGCTCGGGCCGACCTTTGACTACACCCACCGGCTCCTGGACTTTTCCCTGGCCGGGGAATCCAGCCCCGAACCGGCCCGGACCAGCCCGCACGAGGAGCGCCCCATGCCGCGTGTCATGGACATTCTCGCTGCGCAGGGGCTTGTGGACCAGCCGGACCGCGCTGACGACAAGCCCGTGGCGGACATCACCCGCGACCCGGTCACCTATCCTGCCGGGCGGGATGTCCGCCTCCAGAACCTGGCGCGCGGCGACGAGGGCTTCCTGCTCGCCCTGGGGTATTCCAGCCAGCGCGGATTCGGCGACAACCACCCCTTTGCGGGCGAGATCCGCATGGGCGAGGTGGCCGTGTGCATCGCGCCCGACGAGCTCGGCTTCGAGATCGAGATCGGTGACATCACTGTCTCCGAGTGTGAGATGGTCACCAGCTTCACCGGCTCGAAGACAGAGCTGCCCACTTTCACCCGGGGCTACGGCCTCTCCTTTGGCTATTGCGAGCGCAAGGTCATGGCCATGTCCCTGGTGGACCGGTCGCTCCAGGCCAGGGAGCTTGGCGAGGAGATCGCCGCGCCCTCGCAGGACGAGGAGTTCGTCCTCTCCCACAGCGACAATGTCGAGGCTCAGGGGTTTGTCCAGCACCTCAAGCTGCCGCACTACGTGGACTTCCAGGCTGACCTGATCATGGTGCGCGGGATGCGCGAGGAGATCCTCGGCACAACGGCCCGGAACCGTGACAAAACGGGCGACATAACGGGCGACAAAACTGGCGACATAACGGGCGACAAGGCAGAGGAGGCCGCATGACCCCCATGCACGCGGAAACAGCGACAGTCCGCGAGACCGACGCGGGCAGGGATACCGGCTACAACTTCGCCTACCTCGACGAGCAGACCAAGCGGATGATCCGCCGGGCGATCCTCAAGGCCGTGGCCATCCCCGGCTATCAGGTGCCCTTTGCCGGGCGCGAGATGCCCATGCCCTACGGATGGGGCACGGGCGGCATCCAGCTCTCGGCGAGCATTCTCGGCCCCGACGATGTCTTCAAGGTCATCGACCAGGGCGCGGACGACACCACCAACGCGGTTTCCATCCGCCGCTTTTTCGCCATGATGGCCGGGGTGGAGACCACGGAGAAGACCGCCGAGGCCAGCGTCATCCAGACCCGGCACCGCATCCCGGAGACGCCTTTGTGCGAGGACCAGATCATGGTCTATCAGGTGCCCATCCCCGAGCCGCTGCGCTGGGTCGAACCCCGCGAGTCCGAGACGCGCAAGATGCACGCCCTGGAGGAATACGGTGTCATGCATGTCCAGCTGTACGAGGACATCGCCCGGCATGGCCGCATCGCCACCAACTTCATGTATCCGGTGACGGTCAATGGCCGCTACATCATGAGCCCGTCGCCCATCCCCAAGTTCGACAACCCCAAGCTCCACATGAGCCCGGCCCTGCACCTGTTCGGCGCGGGCCGCGAGAAGCGCATCTACGCCG from Pseudodesulfovibrio aespoeensis Aspo-2 includes the following:
- the phnF gene encoding phosphonate metabolism transcriptional regulator PhnF, with protein sequence MLARNSGVALWRQIYSNLEREIADHGFRPGDRLPSENALSEKYGVNRHTIRRAMAALEQAGLVRVEQGRGAFVREPVINYPVGRRTRFSENLTRQRRAPGNVLLEAADIEADGPVAAALGIRPGEMVTRITSAGEADGRRINYCHSYFPRVLFPGMIRVYRQTGSVTQTLEHYKVRDYFRKSTRIIARMPTAQEARELGQPRTRPVLITESVNVDARGVPIEFGVSLFASDWVQIVVDSFE
- the phnG gene encoding phosphonate C-P lyase system protein PhnG; the protein is MKPDTTPIDSMLLGTAARKRWMSVLARAGATRLEQALTALGTSPQFEHIRPPEVGMVLVRGRAGGGGERFNLGEMTMTRCSVALFGGVVGHGYVAGRDKVHAELAAIFDALLQCPEHNPGLMDRVIDPLEREQQARWREQHDKTAATRVNFFTMVRGED
- the phnH gene encoding phosphonate C-P lyase system protein PhnH; translated protein: MQGCEKREKREERVTATIAPGLKNPAQDNQRIFRAILLTMSRPGTVTVLGNWPKPPASLHPAATAVCLALADMDTPLWLGPAAPRDAQTYLRFHCGSPLVTREEDAVFAIIPDGHALPDLARFNPGTLEYPDRSATVIIQVRSIEVGCGVRLSGPGIRDEVRLAVDGLHTDFWQAMQWNSHRFPLGFDTILATETEIVSLPRTVRVGI
- a CDS encoding carbon-phosphorus lyase complex subunit PhnI, whose product is MYVAVKGGEKAIDNAHRLMAGERRGDTEVPELTVRQIMEQMSLAVDRVMSEGSLYDPELAALAIKQARGDLVEAIFLLRAYRTTLPRLAVSSPVETSAMRVRRRVSATFKDIPGGQLLGPTFDYTHRLLDFSLAGESSPEPARTSPHEERPMPRVMDILAAQGLVDQPDRADDKPVADITRDPVTYPAGRDVRLQNLARGDEGFLLALGYSSQRGFGDNHPFAGEIRMGEVAVCIAPDELGFEIEIGDITVSECEMVTSFTGSKTELPTFTRGYGLSFGYCERKVMAMSLVDRSLQARELGEEIAAPSQDEEFVLSHSDNVEAQGFVQHLKLPHYVDFQADLIMVRGMREEILGTTARNRDKTGDITGDKTGDITGDKAEEAA
- a CDS encoding alpha-D-ribose 1-methylphosphonate 5-phosphate C-P-lyase PhnJ — encoded protein: MTPMHAETATVRETDAGRDTGYNFAYLDEQTKRMIRRAILKAVAIPGYQVPFAGREMPMPYGWGTGGIQLSASILGPDDVFKVIDQGADDTTNAVSIRRFFAMMAGVETTEKTAEASVIQTRHRIPETPLCEDQIMVYQVPIPEPLRWVEPRESETRKMHALEEYGVMHVQLYEDIARHGRIATNFMYPVTVNGRYIMSPSPIPKFDNPKLHMSPALHLFGAGREKRIYAVPPYTSVRSLDFEDHPFVVEKWDACCGLCGARDSYLDEVVLDDAGERMFVCSDTDYCASRREQGLLGPMAARDDIAELTGQRSQTRQETPWPNPKNR